A stretch of the Teredinibacter haidensis genome encodes the following:
- a CDS encoding TIGR02594 family protein, whose translation MSFFIPSGLQNFINHSHTMLFLFTPWMKTAYGELGQSEVAGVKANPRILNYFNASKFWGTDDSGGKNAWCGSFVAWVMKENGHTPVKNAFRAKSWKDFGKTIKDPVFGAIAIKSRKGGGHVGFVVGKSASGKELFILGGNQGDKVSIAEYPRNVWETFVVPKTFDKNSGRLPVYTAPAEKAGSEA comes from the coding sequence ATGTCTTTCTTCATTCCATCTGGATTGCAAAACTTCATAAATCACTCGCATACTATGCTGTTTCTATTTACACCGTGGATGAAAACGGCCTATGGGGAATTAGGGCAAAGCGAAGTTGCTGGCGTCAAAGCAAACCCGAGAATCCTCAATTACTTCAACGCATCAAAATTTTGGGGAACGGATGATTCAGGCGGTAAAAATGCATGGTGTGGGTCTTTTGTTGCTTGGGTCATGAAAGAAAATGGCCATACGCCAGTGAAGAATGCCTTTCGTGCAAAGTCTTGGAAAGATTTTGGTAAAACCATTAAAGACCCCGTTTTTGGTGCAATCGCGATTAAGAGCCGCAAAGGTGGTGGGCATGTAGGCTTTGTTGTAGGTAAAAGCGCTTCGGGTAAAGAGCTATTTATTTTAGGAGGAAATCAGGGGGATAAAGTCAGTATTGCTGAATACCCGCGAAATGTATGGGAAACTTTTGTTGTACCTAAAACCTTTGATAAAAATTCTGGCCGTCTACCCGTTTATACAGCCCCAGCAGAAAAAGCCGGCTCGGAAGCATAG
- a CDS encoding DUF2195 family protein has protein sequence MAERRFSFILLLLISACSQATQRSETKVTIENSLSSCLKIQDEKIVYKNDFPVLNASFTTLSSTSECGCKSKISAYTSELQIGNIRSKLMEAKYVFVNGKELNIPVATSKQLVGDYGLVVKFSCGLPDLNANKEFKRN, from the coding sequence ATGGCGGAACGAAGATTTAGCTTTATATTGTTACTTTTAATATCTGCTTGTTCTCAGGCTACACAAAGATCAGAAACAAAAGTTACAATTGAAAATAGTTTGTCAAGTTGTTTAAAGATCCAAGATGAAAAAATTGTATATAAAAATGATTTCCCAGTCTTAAATGCGTCATTTACAACTTTGAGTTCTACTTCTGAGTGTGGGTGTAAATCGAAAATATCGGCTTATACTTCTGAATTACAAATCGGGAATATCAGGTCAAAGTTAATGGAAGCAAAATATGTTTTCGTAAATGGGAAAGAGTTGAATATTCCAGTGGCAACTAGCAAACAACTTGTTGGGGACTACGGCTTGGTTGTTAAGTTCAGTTGTGGGTTACCAGACTTGAATGCTAACAAGGAATTTAAACGGAACTAA
- a CDS encoding lysozyme inhibitor LprI family protein, whose amino-acid sequence MVKIKQGTAYKYIIGFLLSIGLVVGVYAIDNPEAPDLIGEFEKREIIYLTAIDRPQNSTRDFLVSYDNYLIFLDEELNKAADKLNSKLPEARKLELMAAQQHWSKYRDAEFEFIKNTWTRKGFGSSAGISRGDYRTSIIKDRVIQLLHYTKNF is encoded by the coding sequence ATGGTAAAAATAAAACAGGGTACCGCTTATAAATATATTATCGGATTTTTGTTGTCAATTGGCTTGGTTGTAGGTGTATACGCAATTGACAACCCTGAAGCACCAGACTTGATTGGTGAGTTTGAAAAACGAGAAATTATTTATTTAACGGCTATTGATCGCCCCCAAAATAGCACTAGAGATTTTTTGGTTTCCTATGATAATTATCTAATCTTTTTAGATGAGGAGTTGAATAAGGCTGCTGATAAACTTAATTCGAAATTACCTGAAGCAAGAAAATTAGAGTTGATGGCTGCACAGCAGCATTGGAGTAAATATCGTGATGCTGAGTTTGAGTTCATTAAAAATACCTGGACTCGCAAAGGTTTTGGTAGTTCTGCAGGAATTTCGCGTGGTGATTATCGAACCAGTATAATCAAAGATCGTGTTATTCAATTATTGCATTATACAAAGAACTTCTAG
- a CDS encoding lysozyme, whose protein sequence is MIRPDGLVDANGKTFKYLVATKVGAKSGVSMFFGQKGMNLLKSIEELATTPYDDQTGKDITVWVEGATIGYGHLIAKSNWSKYRDGLTEAEALALFKADLSPFVNTVKNKVKVSVTQNEFDAMVILAFNIGEAGFSSSSVLKMVNNPLATTAYATLEKA, encoded by the coding sequence ATGATTCGTCCTGATGGCTTAGTTGATGCTAATGGTAAAACCTTCAAATATTTGGTTGCGACTAAAGTTGGGGCTAAATCAGGTGTTTCTATGTTCTTTGGTCAAAAAGGTATGAATCTTTTAAAGTCGATTGAAGAATTGGCAACTACTCCCTACGACGACCAAACAGGCAAAGATATTACAGTATGGGTAGAAGGGGCAACTATCGGTTATGGCCATTTGATCGCTAAATCTAATTGGTCAAAATACAGAGATGGTTTGACAGAGGCTGAAGCTCTTGCATTATTTAAAGCAGATTTAAGCCCTTTTGTTAACACCGTAAAAAACAAAGTTAAGGTTAGTGTTACTCAAAATGAATTTGATGCAATGGTCATACTGGCGTTTAATATAGGCGAAGCTGGTTTCTCTAGTTCATCTGTTTTAAAAATGGTGAATAATCCATTGGCAACAACCGCTTACGCTACACTTGAAAAGGCTTGA
- a CDS encoding FRG domain-containing protein: MREISEFLKIIDSFGYVSYYRGHADNSWDLLPSLSRTEVSSIDVFNCSNWSDLEREILRAFEKHGCSIINTPPKNSLEWLIHAQHHGLPTRLLDWSSNPLKALFFAVENPELDHLDGVVFGASVVTNFVMDKYVEIDQHNKIIGFHSSSLNKRVTAQEGCFTLTPLPDYWGDFMKVEADNNSLDYLGRCDIPKENKPALRKQLKKLGVTHQFLFPDLDGLAKSIKRDFGL, translated from the coding sequence ATGCGTGAAATCAGTGAGTTCTTAAAAATAATAGATAGTTTTGGTTACGTTAGCTATTATCGTGGTCACGCAGATAATAGCTGGGATCTACTTCCTTCGCTTTCTAGAACAGAAGTATCTTCAATTGATGTATTTAATTGTTCGAACTGGTCAGATTTAGAAAGGGAAATTTTACGCGCTTTTGAAAAACACGGATGTTCAATTATTAATACACCTCCTAAAAATTCACTTGAATGGTTAATTCATGCGCAGCATCATGGTTTACCAACAAGGCTACTTGATTGGAGTTCAAATCCGTTAAAGGCTTTATTCTTTGCTGTTGAAAATCCGGAGCTTGATCATTTAGACGGCGTAGTTTTTGGTGCTTCGGTCGTTACAAACTTTGTAATGGATAAATATGTTGAAATTGATCAACATAATAAAATTATAGGCTTTCATTCTTCAAGTTTAAATAAGAGAGTGACGGCTCAAGAAGGTTGCTTTACTTTAACCCCTTTACCTGATTACTGGGGTGATTTTATGAAAGTCGAAGCTGATAATAATTCATTGGATTACCTTGGGAGGTGTGATATTCCTAAAGAAAATAAACCTGCTCTAAGAAAGCAGTTAAAAAAATTAGGAGTAACTCATCAGTTTCTTTTTCCTGATCTTGACGGTTTAGCTAAATCAATAAAAAGAGATTTCGGCTTGTGA